Proteins encoded by one window of Thermobaculum terrenum ATCC BAA-798:
- a CDS encoding peptidoglycan D,D-transpeptidase FtsI family protein — protein MSTIRTYSDNHGLPGWRLKFVLWVLLGFALVLVGRLFYLQVIQGSFLASKAEQAHQLVREIDPPRGRIYDRNGKILASNITVYRLYATPQYVEDPESAAQQLSPLIGVPAKEIADKLKQGVPWVSIATRLTTEQKEKIEALHIPGIGFEPQTARAYPNGSLAAQVLGFTNFENVGSYGVEGEYNNYLSGEPGKMIAEQDPAGNWIPVAQRQVIPPKPGADVQLTIDATVQYYAEEVLQKTVKEQKAKGGSIIVMDPYTGEILAMASYPTFNPQEFYNVRNTSVFANPAISSAYEPGSTFKIITMAAGLAAGVITPDTRIDDKGYLNVYGYTIHNWDGRPHPNESMTEVLMNSANVGAAYVSTKLGEDRFYRKVQDFGFGAKTGIDLQGEATGILVLPSSKNWSPINLYTNAYGQGIAVTPIQLITAQAAVANGGLLMRPYVVSKIERNGKVIKENRPTVVRRVLSRQVAETLKSMMKTVVEEGEYQVARIPGYSVGGKTGTASVPVNGQYDPNVTIASFIGYSPVKHPKFIALIKIDQPKGSRWGSEVAAPAFKELARKLYTYYNIPPDQPEQIETSSGEQG, from the coding sequence ATGTCCACGATTAGGACCTATTCTGACAATCACGGTCTACCTGGTTGGAGACTCAAATTCGTTTTGTGGGTTCTTCTAGGGTTCGCTCTTGTACTTGTAGGTAGGTTGTTCTACCTACAGGTTATACAAGGGTCTTTTTTGGCTAGCAAGGCAGAGCAAGCACATCAACTTGTCAGAGAAATAGATCCCCCAAGGGGTAGGATTTACGATCGCAATGGTAAGATACTGGCCTCTAATATAACGGTCTATAGGCTATATGCGACTCCGCAGTATGTCGAAGATCCAGAGAGTGCTGCCCAACAGCTATCCCCTCTTATCGGTGTCCCAGCAAAGGAGATAGCTGACAAGCTTAAACAAGGTGTACCCTGGGTATCTATAGCAACCAGACTCACCACGGAACAGAAAGAGAAGATAGAGGCACTACATATACCAGGAATAGGTTTTGAACCTCAAACCGCTCGTGCTTATCCCAATGGTTCTCTGGCTGCCCAAGTTCTAGGTTTTACCAATTTTGAAAACGTGGGCTCTTATGGCGTAGAAGGAGAATACAATAACTACCTATCAGGCGAACCTGGAAAGATGATAGCCGAACAGGATCCGGCTGGTAACTGGATTCCTGTGGCTCAACGCCAGGTCATACCTCCAAAGCCTGGTGCAGATGTGCAGCTGACTATAGATGCTACGGTGCAATACTATGCAGAAGAAGTGCTCCAGAAGACTGTGAAGGAGCAGAAAGCTAAGGGTGGAAGCATCATAGTTATGGATCCGTATACTGGTGAGATATTAGCTATGGCTTCCTACCCTACCTTCAACCCACAGGAGTTCTACAACGTCAGGAATACCTCGGTGTTTGCTAACCCTGCCATTAGTTCAGCCTATGAACCTGGGTCCACTTTCAAGATCATAACTATGGCTGCGGGGCTAGCAGCTGGAGTTATCACTCCCGATACCCGAATCGATGACAAGGGTTACCTGAATGTGTACGGGTACACCATACACAACTGGGATGGCAGACCACATCCTAATGAAAGCATGACAGAGGTCCTCATGAACTCTGCCAATGTGGGAGCAGCCTACGTAAGCACCAAGCTTGGTGAGGATCGATTCTATAGAAAGGTTCAGGACTTTGGCTTTGGTGCGAAGACTGGTATTGACCTGCAGGGAGAAGCAACTGGTATCCTTGTATTGCCATCTAGCAAAAACTGGTCACCGATCAACTTGTACACTAATGCTTATGGCCAGGGTATAGCTGTAACACCAATACAGCTGATAACTGCTCAGGCAGCGGTGGCCAATGGTGGGTTGTTGATGAGACCTTATGTGGTCTCCAAGATAGAAAGGAATGGTAAGGTAATAAAGGAGAACCGACCGACTGTAGTCAGAAGGGTGTTATCTAGACAGGTTGCCGAGACTCTAAAGAGTATGATGAAGACCGTCGTCGAAGAAGGGGAGTATCAGGTTGCTAGAATACCTGGATACTCTGTCGGAGGTAAGACGGGTACTGCTTCTGTACCAGTAAATGGCCAATACGATCCAAATGTGACTATAGCGTCTTTCATAGGTTATTCACCTGTCAAGCATCCTAAATTCATTGCACTAATCAAAATAGATCAGCCTAAAGGCTCACGCTGGGGCTCTGAAGTTGCAGCTCCGGCTTTCAAGGAACTAGCTCGCAAACTGTACACGTACTACAATATTCCTCCGGATCAGCCAGAACAAATAGAGACTAGTAGTGGTGAACAGGGGTAG
- the rsmH gene encoding 16S rRNA (cytosine(1402)-N(4))-methyltransferase RsmH, with product MHTSVLLDESIALLDIHPNGKYIDATLGAGGHAEKMLERSSPSGRVLGLDADPRAIELAQQRLGRFVGRYVLVHTNFRYIEQAATEHDFNPCDGVLFDLGISSMQVDAWAAGFSFRRDEPLDMRFDPTSGKTAADIIRESSEQELARIIWEYGEEPKSRQIARAIKSSREPIITTVQLVQAVESVYKGKRSRIHPATRTFQALRIAVNDELDALQEGLAGALRVLRVGGRLVVISFHSLEDRIVKHFMRERSKGCICPPEQLVCTCNHRPEIKVLTRKPIVPSEEEVKVNPRSRSAKLRAAEKL from the coding sequence ATGCACACTAGCGTGCTTCTTGATGAGTCTATAGCTCTACTAGATATTCATCCTAATGGCAAGTATATCGATGCCACATTAGGTGCTGGTGGGCATGCAGAGAAGATGCTGGAGCGAAGCTCACCATCTGGAAGGGTGCTAGGGCTGGATGCGGATCCCAGGGCTATTGAGTTAGCTCAGCAGAGGCTAGGTAGATTTGTTGGCAGATATGTGCTGGTGCATACGAACTTCAGGTACATTGAGCAGGCTGCTACCGAGCACGATTTTAACCCATGCGACGGTGTGCTGTTTGATCTGGGTATATCTTCCATGCAGGTAGATGCGTGGGCTGCTGGTTTCTCCTTCAGAAGGGACGAGCCGCTAGATATGCGCTTTGATCCTACTAGTGGAAAGACTGCGGCGGACATTATTAGGGAGTCTTCTGAACAGGAATTAGCACGCATTATATGGGAGTACGGAGAAGAACCCAAGAGTAGGCAGATTGCCAGAGCTATAAAGTCCAGTCGTGAGCCTATTATTACTACCGTGCAATTAGTGCAAGCAGTGGAATCTGTTTATAAAGGCAAAAGAAGCAGGATACACCCAGCAACGAGAACCTTCCAAGCTCTAAGGATAGCCGTAAATGATGAATTGGATGCTCTACAGGAAGGGCTGGCTGGTGCTCTTCGTGTTCTGAGGGTCGGTGGTAGGCTTGTGGTAATAAGCTTCCATTCGCTCGAGGATCGTATTGTAAAGCATTTCATGCGTGAGCGTTCGAAAGGTTGTATATGTCCGCCGGAGCAGCTGGTGTGCACTTGTAATCATCGTCCTGAGATCAAAGTGCTGACTCGAAAGCCCATAGTTCCTTCTGAGGAAGAGGTAAAGGTAAATCCTAGAAGTCGTAGCGCTAAGCTGAGAGCCGCGGAGAAGTTGTAG
- the mraZ gene encoding division/cell wall cluster transcriptional repressor MraZ: MFLGRFDNKLDDKGRLAMPAKFRARLAEGFVVTRGFEPCLTVYPMSEWKKLTEALNRFPVTDQKARIIRRVLFAQACDTELDKQGRILIPEYLREAAGLTSEVVVAGMDTYIEIWDKARWEEMERQSEENAADIAQTLADLGMM; encoded by the coding sequence GTGTTTCTTGGAAGATTTGACAACAAGCTGGATGATAAGGGTCGACTGGCCATGCCGGCTAAGTTCAGAGCTAGGCTGGCTGAAGGCTTTGTTGTCACCAGAGGTTTCGAGCCATGCCTGACGGTTTATCCCATGTCAGAGTGGAAGAAGCTAACTGAGGCCCTCAATAGATTCCCAGTCACTGACCAGAAGGCGCGGATAATTCGAAGAGTGCTGTTTGCCCAGGCGTGCGATACTGAGCTTGATAAGCAGGGGAGAATACTTATTCCTGAATACCTTCGTGAGGCTGCCGGCCTTACTTCCGAGGTGGTGGTTGCCGGCATGGATACATACATAGAGATATGGGACAAAGCTCGATGGGAGGAGATGGAGCGTCAGAGCGAAGAAAATGCTGCAGATATAGCCCAGACCCTAGCAGATCTGGGGATGATGTGA
- a CDS encoding acetyl-CoA carboxylase biotin carboxylase subunit, translating to MFKKILIANRGEIAIRIARTCRDLGVKTVGIYSDSDREAPFLDWMDESYALRGRSSSETYTNIQKIIEIAKRSSCDAIHPGYGFLSENADFALACQEAGITFIGPSHEAIFKMGDKLRARSLAAEAGVPILPGYGPLEKLSEAESFVTEHGLPVVIKAAGGGGGKGLRTVNALSELATAIETAQREGLSYFGSSDVYIEKYLPHPRHVEVQIFGRCDGDVFAIGTRDCSTQRRRQKLIEEAPAPLIDDSTRAAMELAAVNLAKAVGYKSAGTVEMLLSPSGDFYFLEMNTRLQVEHTVTEVVYGCDLVAMQILTAAGYLVDVPSSPLGHAIQCRINAEDVANDFMPVSGRISRLREPAGPWVRVDSGIASGCELASDYDSLLAKLIVWGKDRREAIDRLRRALMEYVIEGVPSTLDFHRWMVNRKEFIEGPVSTHFVQDHMDEIRLVGATLSAPSIGSHSYNEENLIVEVDGRRFEVIVYNSGENKSQKTNTSSSKVRAATSAGLTRRTGEDTLVSPIQGNLLRVLVSEGEMVSAGQPVCIIESMKMENEIAAHKNGKVSKLLIEPGNPVVVGQPLMEISS from the coding sequence ATGTTCAAAAAGATTCTGATAGCTAATAGGGGTGAGATAGCTATTAGGATAGCTCGCACCTGTCGTGATCTGGGTGTCAAGACGGTAGGTATTTATTCAGATTCGGACCGTGAGGCTCCCTTCTTAGACTGGATGGATGAGTCCTACGCTTTGCGCGGGCGATCATCCTCGGAAACTTACACGAATATTCAAAAGATTATCGAGATAGCAAAGAGATCTAGCTGCGATGCTATACATCCAGGCTATGGCTTCCTTTCTGAGAACGCTGATTTCGCTTTGGCCTGCCAGGAGGCTGGAATCACCTTTATTGGGCCTTCTCATGAGGCCATTTTCAAGATGGGCGATAAGCTACGAGCTAGATCTTTAGCTGCCGAGGCGGGAGTGCCGATATTGCCTGGATATGGCCCATTAGAAAAGCTTAGTGAAGCTGAAAGTTTCGTGACTGAGCACGGTCTCCCCGTGGTGATTAAAGCTGCCGGAGGAGGTGGTGGCAAGGGATTAAGGACAGTAAATGCTCTGAGTGAGTTAGCTACTGCCATAGAGACTGCACAGCGTGAGGGCCTAAGCTATTTCGGTAGCTCTGATGTCTATATAGAGAAGTATCTCCCTCACCCAAGACATGTGGAAGTACAGATATTTGGTAGGTGTGATGGAGATGTCTTCGCAATAGGTACGAGAGACTGCTCCACTCAGAGAAGAAGGCAGAAGCTTATAGAAGAGGCTCCAGCCCCTTTGATAGATGACTCCACTAGGGCAGCAATGGAATTAGCTGCTGTCAACCTTGCTAAGGCTGTTGGGTATAAGAGCGCAGGTACGGTAGAGATGCTTTTATCACCATCCGGTGATTTTTACTTTCTGGAGATGAATACCCGCTTGCAAGTAGAGCATACAGTGACCGAAGTGGTCTATGGTTGTGACCTGGTTGCTATGCAGATACTAACCGCAGCTGGATATCTTGTTGATGTCCCTAGCTCACCTTTAGGTCATGCTATACAGTGTCGAATCAATGCTGAAGATGTTGCCAATGACTTTATGCCAGTAAGCGGTCGAATAAGTAGGTTGCGTGAGCCTGCTGGGCCATGGGTTAGAGTGGATAGTGGAATTGCCTCTGGTTGTGAACTTGCTTCCGATTATGATTCTCTTCTTGCAAAGCTAATAGTTTGGGGCAAGGATAGACGAGAAGCTATTGATAGGCTCCGTCGAGCGCTAATGGAGTACGTAATTGAAGGTGTTCCCTCTACATTGGACTTTCATCGTTGGATGGTAAACAGGAAGGAATTCATTGAAGGGCCAGTAAGTACTCACTTCGTTCAGGACCACATGGATGAAATCCGTCTCGTTGGGGCTACCCTATCTGCGCCATCTATAGGGTCTCACTCTTACAACGAAGAGAACCTAATAGTGGAGGTGGATGGCAGGAGATTCGAAGTAATTGTTTACAATAGTGGAGAGAACAAGAGCCAGAAGACAAACACATCCTCTTCCAAAGTACGAGCCGCTACGAGTGCGGGTCTTACCAGAAGAACTGGCGAGGATACTCTTGTTAGCCCTATTCAAGGTAATTTATTGCGAGTGCTAGTATCAGAGGGTGAGATGGTGTCCGCTGGTCAGCCAGTTTGCATCATAGAGTCGATGAAGATGGAGAACGAGATAGCAGCTCATAAAAATGGTAAGGTTTCCAAGTTGCTTATTGAACCTGGAAACCCAGTAGTTGTTGGTCAGCCGCTAATGGAAATATCCTCTTAA
- a CDS encoding acyl-CoA carboxylase subunit beta: MSLDSRIKQLQDMRAQLQEQRESNASRQHDKGKLTAWERLDLLLDDGSFHEIDAFVTHRTEEIRDRKPLGDAVITGYGTIEGRQVFVYSQDFTIFGGSLGEVVAEKICKVMDLAMKVGAPVIGINDSGGARIQEGVVALGGYAEIFWRNVQASGVIPQLSVIAGPCAGGAVYSPALTDFIFMVENTSYMFITGPEVIKAVTGEEVTFEELGGAITHSTKSGVAHFVAPDEPAVFEQVKELLTFLPQNNLEDPPFYETEDSPDRECLTAISVLPDSPNKPYDMRDVIRDVVDEGYMLEVQAEWAQNIVTAFARLGGFAVGVVGNQPKVLAGTLDIDASEKAARFVRFCDAFNIPLVTFVDVPGFLPGTNQEYGGIIRHGAKLLYAYAEATVPKLTVITRKAYGGAYDVMCSKHIRADINLAWPTAEIAVMGPEGAIRILHRRRLAEAKDPEALAQQLIDEYRAQFADPYHAASRGYVDDVIDPKDTRKMLINALRLLRTKREIPPSKKHGNIPL; the protein is encoded by the coding sequence GTGAGTTTGGATTCCAGGATAAAACAACTGCAGGATATGAGAGCCCAGCTGCAGGAGCAACGAGAATCGAACGCCTCTAGGCAGCACGATAAAGGCAAGCTTACAGCTTGGGAAAGGCTTGATCTGCTGCTTGACGATGGAAGCTTTCATGAAATCGATGCTTTTGTAACTCACCGGACTGAAGAGATTCGCGATAGGAAGCCACTAGGAGATGCAGTGATAACGGGCTACGGTACCATAGAAGGAAGACAGGTATTTGTCTATTCCCAAGATTTTACGATCTTCGGTGGATCACTTGGAGAAGTGGTTGCCGAAAAGATCTGTAAGGTCATGGATCTGGCAATGAAGGTCGGAGCTCCCGTGATAGGCATCAACGATTCTGGGGGAGCCAGGATCCAAGAAGGAGTTGTGGCTCTTGGGGGATATGCTGAGATCTTCTGGCGTAATGTGCAGGCGAGTGGTGTTATCCCACAACTGAGTGTGATAGCCGGACCATGTGCAGGGGGTGCTGTATATTCTCCCGCACTGACAGATTTTATATTTATGGTTGAAAACACCAGCTACATGTTTATTACCGGGCCAGAGGTTATAAAAGCAGTTACTGGCGAGGAAGTGACTTTTGAGGAGCTAGGGGGCGCAATAACCCATAGTACAAAGAGCGGTGTGGCTCATTTTGTAGCACCAGATGAGCCCGCAGTATTTGAGCAGGTTAAGGAATTGCTAACCTTCCTGCCACAAAACAACCTTGAAGATCCGCCATTCTATGAAACTGAGGATTCTCCTGATCGAGAATGCTTGACGGCAATATCAGTATTACCAGATAGTCCTAATAAACCCTATGATATGCGAGATGTTATAAGGGATGTTGTCGACGAAGGTTATATGCTTGAGGTTCAAGCCGAGTGGGCGCAGAACATCGTTACAGCTTTCGCTCGTCTTGGAGGATTTGCTGTAGGGGTAGTTGGTAATCAACCTAAGGTGTTGGCCGGCACGTTAGATATAGATGCTTCTGAAAAGGCTGCAAGGTTTGTAAGGTTCTGTGATGCGTTCAATATACCCTTGGTCACGTTCGTGGATGTACCCGGATTTCTTCCAGGCACTAATCAGGAGTACGGGGGTATAATTCGCCACGGTGCGAAGCTGTTGTATGCCTACGCTGAAGCCACCGTTCCTAAGCTAACGGTTATAACTCGTAAAGCTTATGGTGGAGCTTACGATGTTATGTGTTCCAAGCACATAAGGGCAGATATCAATCTAGCATGGCCTACAGCGGAGATAGCAGTCATGGGACCCGAGGGTGCTATAAGGATCCTGCATAGACGCCGCCTAGCAGAGGCCAAAGATCCTGAAGCTCTTGCCCAACAGCTTATTGACGAATACAGGGCTCAGTTTGCCGATCCCTACCACGCTGCCTCTCGTGGCTATGTGGATGATGTAATAGATCCGAAAGACACAAGAAAGATGCTGATCAATGCTTTGAGGCTGCTTAGAACTAAGAGAGAGATACCTCCTAGCAAAAAACATGGTAACATTCCGCTTTAA
- a CDS encoding acyl-CoA mutase large subunit family protein, with translation MSDQKEFRTASGIELRSFYEQVYTPDSKPGEYPYTRGIYPEMYRTRLWTMRQYAGYGSAEETNARFKYLLSNGQTGLSVAFDLPTQMGYDSDHPLAAGEVGKVGVAISSLEDMETLFEGIPLDKVSTSMTINAPAAILLLMYEIVAEKQGVSPEQLSGTIQNDILKEYVARGTYIFPPEPSMRLITDTFAYCRQHLPKWNPISISGYHIREAGATAVQEVAFTLANAIAYCERALEAGLKIDDFAPRLSFFFVADSDFFEEVAKFRAARRVWAKIVKERFGAKNPRSMQLRFHCQTSGASLTAQQPLNNIVRVAYQAMSAILGGAQSLHTNAYDEALALPTAESARLALRTQQILAYETGVASVVDPLGGSYFVEHLTEEIENRVWSLLYEVENRGGAVRAIETGWMQAQIHESAYAKQLAMESQERVVVGVNKFQTDEEERVETLRVNEELEYKQKQRLKDLRNRRDTSQVQEALLAVKQVAASQDNLLPVIKKAVASYATVGEICDALRSVFGEYNPPY, from the coding sequence TTGTCTGACCAGAAGGAATTTAGGACGGCGTCCGGTATAGAGCTTAGAAGCTTTTATGAGCAGGTATATACGCCTGATTCCAAGCCGGGAGAGTATCCCTATACTCGTGGCATATATCCAGAGATGTATAGAACTAGATTATGGACTATGAGGCAATATGCTGGGTATGGTAGCGCTGAAGAAACCAACGCCCGTTTCAAGTATTTGCTGTCCAATGGTCAGACAGGATTATCTGTGGCTTTTGACCTTCCCACCCAGATGGGATACGATTCTGACCACCCCCTGGCTGCTGGTGAGGTCGGTAAGGTTGGAGTAGCTATATCCTCGCTAGAGGATATGGAGACTCTATTTGAAGGTATACCGTTGGATAAAGTCAGTACGTCTATGACCATAAATGCACCAGCTGCCATACTATTGCTTATGTATGAAATAGTGGCTGAGAAGCAAGGGGTATCTCCTGAGCAACTCTCCGGAACTATTCAGAACGATATTTTGAAGGAATACGTGGCACGTGGGACATATATATTCCCACCAGAGCCATCTATGAGGCTTATAACGGACACTTTTGCCTATTGTCGCCAGCACTTACCCAAGTGGAATCCTATTAGTATAAGCGGCTATCACATTCGTGAGGCTGGAGCCACTGCAGTACAAGAAGTTGCCTTTACCTTGGCTAATGCCATTGCATACTGTGAACGCGCCTTGGAGGCGGGGCTCAAGATAGATGATTTTGCTCCGAGGTTGTCTTTCTTCTTTGTTGCTGACAGCGACTTTTTTGAAGAAGTGGCCAAGTTCAGGGCTGCTAGGCGTGTCTGGGCGAAGATAGTCAAGGAAAGATTTGGTGCAAAGAACCCCAGATCTATGCAGCTGAGGTTTCATTGCCAGACAAGTGGTGCATCTCTTACGGCTCAGCAACCACTTAACAACATAGTAAGAGTAGCTTATCAGGCGATGTCTGCTATTCTGGGAGGCGCCCAGAGCTTGCACACTAATGCCTATGATGAGGCATTAGCGCTACCCACAGCTGAATCTGCAAGGTTGGCCCTTAGAACACAGCAGATACTCGCTTACGAGACAGGGGTCGCATCGGTAGTTGATCCCTTAGGGGGCTCATACTTCGTGGAACACCTAACGGAGGAGATAGAAAATCGAGTTTGGTCTCTGCTCTATGAAGTTGAGAATCGAGGCGGTGCGGTCCGTGCTATAGAGACAGGATGGATGCAGGCTCAGATACATGAATCTGCCTACGCTAAACAGCTGGCAATGGAATCCCAGGAACGTGTTGTAGTTGGTGTAAATAAATTTCAGACCGATGAAGAGGAGAGAGTGGAAACTCTCAGGGTAAATGAAGAGCTTGAGTATAAGCAAAAGCAGCGACTGAAAGATTTGAGGAATAGGAGAGATACCTCTCAAGTGCAAGAAGCTCTGTTGGCAGTCAAGCAAGTCGCTGCATCTCAGGATAATCTTCTTCCAGTCATTAAGAAGGCTGTAGCTTCCTATGCAACTGTTGGTGAGATATGTGATGCTCTGAGGTCTGTCTTCGGCGAATATAATCCGCCTTATTAG
- the mce gene encoding methylmalonyl-CoA epimerase: MIHKYSIDHVALVARDAEAVAQHYKNMLAATEITRDDIPEQGVFVILLQVGDSKLEIITPTVDDSGVARFLDKRGEGFHHVAYAVEDIELELARLESEGYRLIDSKPRKGIGGHLVAFIHPESTHGVLIELVQHVD, translated from the coding sequence GTGATCCATAAGTATTCCATAGACCATGTGGCTCTTGTCGCCAGAGATGCCGAAGCAGTAGCCCAGCATTACAAAAATATGCTAGCTGCAACTGAGATCACGAGAGATGATATCCCAGAACAGGGGGTGTTCGTGATTCTCTTGCAGGTTGGAGATAGCAAGCTCGAGATAATTACCCCAACTGTAGATGACAGTGGTGTGGCTAGATTCCTCGACAAAAGAGGAGAAGGATTTCACCACGTAGCTTATGCAGTAGAGGACATAGAATTAGAACTCGCGAGGCTGGAATCAGAAGGCTATAGGCTAATAGATAGCAAACCCAGAAAGGGTATAGGAGGTCATTTAGTGGCCTTTATTCATCCTGAATCCACTCATGGGGTATTGATTGAGCTGGTACAGCATGTGGACTAA
- a CDS encoding penicillin-binding transpeptidase domain-containing protein, whose translation MSLNPKLFYKGWLHTDQDPDGPPPDTGRRWTIFKLLIVLAFTILAIRLWYLQIVDGPQYREMARNNSIRLIPIEPPRGLFYDRNGKQLVYNVPKWKVYLTLSDMPEDESHYQEVLNRLESWLHLGAVVYVNGSMISNDNIDAVSRVVAQRLGLAPEEVADVIKASKRDESPKVLLEDIPSDRLASIRKSLEGIQGFNAVLRLQWLVEHSGVPPFQPVEVAEGVPRDVALSIESQRVLLPGVSIEYSSSRDYPQGPVFSNLIGYTGKILAEQLDYLQSLAKRFGQDPYRLDATVGRAALEFLMEPYLRGVEGHKEVEVTSTNRVVREGDITNPVPGDNIVLSIDSDLQKFIYEQISSAVRQSGARSGAAVVIDPQNGDVLSMVSFPSYDNNAFIGGISYGEYNKLQQDPGAPLLDKAISGMYMPGSVLKPYIAAAGLAEGAIRADTKLQCGGYIDVPVVTSASGIVRQRVYDWSTSKVTNENVIGALSKSCDVFFYLVSAPSGQIDIMGRPLRYYPPGAELPVNFQGIGIEAVNKYLRAFGFGQRTGIDLNGESSGLLADAQWKEKNYPDTPWTVFDTLNTGVGRGYTLVTPIQVAAATASVANGGTLYKPRLVIRIVDPRGKTVKEFVPEVRSKSVVSSKYLDIIRQAMLQSLQSGAASYLRTRGLLSRDIDAGVMVGTPPAVLAKHGMKPISWFTAFAPYTNSKVSIAVVIDGVKSGSDPAPEVGAKIINYYLERNK comes from the coding sequence ATGAGCCTCAATCCTAAGCTGTTCTACAAAGGATGGTTACACACAGATCAAGATCCAGATGGTCCTCCGCCAGATACCGGTAGAAGGTGGACGATATTCAAACTGCTTATCGTCTTAGCATTCACTATCCTGGCTATCAGGCTTTGGTATCTACAGATAGTCGATGGTCCCCAGTATAGGGAGATGGCTAGAAATAATTCTATAAGATTGATCCCAATAGAACCTCCGAGAGGGCTCTTCTATGACCGAAACGGTAAGCAACTGGTATATAACGTTCCCAAATGGAAGGTTTATCTAACACTTTCTGATATGCCTGAGGATGAGTCACATTACCAAGAGGTACTAAATAGACTTGAGAGTTGGCTGCATCTTGGTGCAGTAGTCTATGTAAACGGCAGCATGATCTCAAATGACAATATAGATGCTGTGTCTAGAGTAGTAGCTCAGAGGCTAGGGTTGGCACCAGAAGAAGTTGCTGATGTTATCAAGGCTTCAAAGAGAGATGAATCTCCTAAAGTCCTACTGGAGGATATACCATCCGACAGGTTAGCATCTATTAGGAAGTCCCTGGAAGGCATACAAGGCTTCAATGCAGTCTTGAGATTACAGTGGCTAGTCGAGCATAGCGGTGTACCGCCATTTCAACCTGTGGAAGTCGCAGAAGGTGTTCCTCGTGATGTAGCCCTATCTATAGAATCGCAAAGGGTATTGTTACCTGGGGTGTCTATAGAGTACTCCTCATCAAGAGACTATCCTCAGGGGCCGGTGTTTTCGAACCTGATAGGTTATACAGGCAAGATTTTGGCCGAGCAGCTTGACTATTTACAATCCCTGGCAAAACGGTTTGGGCAGGATCCTTACAGACTGGATGCTACTGTAGGTAGAGCTGCGCTCGAATTTCTCATGGAGCCTTATCTTAGAGGGGTAGAGGGACACAAAGAAGTCGAGGTAACCAGCACTAACAGGGTAGTTAGGGAGGGAGATATAACAAATCCTGTTCCAGGTGACAATATAGTACTGTCGATAGATTCTGATCTTCAGAAGTTTATATATGAGCAGATTAGCTCGGCTGTCAGGCAAAGTGGTGCTAGATCCGGGGCTGCGGTCGTTATTGACCCTCAAAACGGCGATGTTCTGTCCATGGTTAGCTTTCCAAGCTATGATAACAATGCCTTTATAGGTGGTATATCCTATGGGGAATACAACAAGTTACAACAGGACCCAGGAGCCCCATTACTAGATAAAGCAATCAGTGGCATGTACATGCCTGGCTCGGTACTCAAGCCATATATCGCTGCAGCTGGCTTGGCAGAGGGGGCTATAAGAGCAGACACTAAGCTACAGTGTGGTGGCTACATAGATGTCCCAGTGGTAACTAGTGCTAGCGGGATAGTACGCCAGAGAGTTTATGACTGGAGCACCTCCAAGGTGACAAACGAGAATGTGATTGGTGCTCTCTCCAAGTCTTGTGATGTCTTCTTCTACCTGGTATCTGCGCCTTCGGGCCAAATTGACATTATGGGCAGGCCGTTGAGGTATTATCCTCCTGGTGCGGAACTGCCAGTAAATTTCCAGGGGATAGGTATAGAGGCTGTCAATAAGTATCTTAGAGCTTTCGGTTTTGGGCAGAGAACGGGAATAGATCTAAATGGAGAGTCTTCCGGGTTGCTGGCAGATGCTCAGTGGAAGGAGAAGAATTATCCGGACACTCCTTGGACCGTATTCGACACCCTAAATACAGGGGTGGGGAGAGGATACACTCTCGTGACGCCGATCCAGGTGGCTGCTGCTACGGCCTCTGTGGCTAACGGTGGTACCCTGTACAAGCCAAGGCTAGTCATCAGGATTGTGGATCCCCGAGGAAAAACTGTAAAGGAGTTTGTCCCTGAGGTCCGCAGCAAGAGCGTTGTTTCGTCCAAGTATCTAGATATAATACGTCAAGCCATGCTTCAGTCTCTGCAAAGCGGCGCTGCGTCCTATTTACGGACACGTGGATTGCTGTCTAGGGATATCGATGCTGGGGTGATGGTAGGGACACCACCAGCGGTATTAGCTAAGCACGGTATGAAGCCTATCTCCTGGTTCACCGCTTTTGCTCCCTATACGAATTCAAAAGTATCTATAGCTGTAGTCATTGATGGTGTAAAATCAGGCTCGGATCCTGCGCCTGAAGTAGGAGCCAAGATAATCAATTACTACCTTGAAAGGAACAAGTAG